A window of the Thermodesulfobacteriota bacterium genome harbors these coding sequences:
- a CDS encoding N-acetyltransferase: MLRKALPEDIRYIHKMINASAAKGEMLPRSLAELYENLRDYVVYEKNGRIVGTGALHICWEDLAEIRSVCVVKRWRRSGVGSEIVKFLVNEAKELKIKRIFLLTNQEEFFRRLGFKTVEKKELPQKIWTECVRCPKFPNCDEKAMAMELGGDDGSRKSAKTSKKRV; this comes from the coding sequence ATGCTTAGAAAGGCTTTACCTGAAGATATAAGGTATATCCACAAAATGATAAACGCTTCGGCCGCGAAGGGAGAGATGTTGCCTAGATCGCTCGCCGAGCTATACGAAAATTTGAGGGATTATGTGGTTTACGAAAAGAACGGAAGGATCGTAGGAACAGGAGCCCTCCATATATGCTGGGAAGATCTTGCTGAGATCAGATCTGTCTGTGTGGTAAAGAGATGGCGCAGAAGCGGGGTTGGTTCGGAAATCGTGAAGTTTTTGGTAAATGAGGCAAAGGAACTAAAGATAAAGAGGATTTTTTTACTCACCAACCAGGAAGAGTTCTTCCGGAGACTCGGTTTCAAGACTGTCGAAAAAAAAGAGCTTCCGCAGAAGATCTGGACCGAGTGTGTAAGATGCCCTAAATTCCCCAATTGCGATGAAAAGGCAATGGCGATGGAACTGGGAGGAGATGATGGATCTCGAAAAAGTGCAAAGACTAGTAAAAAAAGAGTTTGA